In one uncultured Cohaesibacter sp. genomic region, the following are encoded:
- a CDS encoding LacI family DNA-binding transcriptional regulator, with the protein MTSSKKAGSEPRPKKANSQRAGRLSSGRVTLSDVAKVAGVSSMTVSRAINRPETVTEQVQQIVKAAIDKTGYVPNLLAGGLASSRTRLIGAVVPTLSHMLFSGSIEAFNGRLAEEGYQVLLALSGYGQAADDNLVRTILSRCPEGILLTGTHHSKEVLAQLDNVNIPVIEGWDLSRQPLDMAVGFSHDEVGQAVARFLVAKNHDKLIVVGAQDERAIMRRDSFLRTLEELGVDDARHVDTPSPSTLEMGRESFAQLFEEGVRRAAIFCNSDWLAHGVIIEARERGLCVPEDIAVIGFGNLDFAAYSSPSLTSIHIDREAIGLHAANMFLKRLAGEEVEQTIVDVGFDIIERQSTQSVL; encoded by the coding sequence GTGACATCGTCGAAAAAGGCCGGAAGCGAACCCAGACCGAAAAAGGCAAATAGCCAGAGAGCCGGGCGGCTTTCGTCAGGGCGCGTCACTTTGAGTGATGTGGCCAAAGTCGCTGGCGTATCCTCCATGACGGTGTCGCGGGCCATCAATCGTCCGGAAACAGTCACCGAGCAGGTGCAACAGATCGTCAAGGCCGCGATTGACAAGACCGGCTACGTGCCCAATCTGTTGGCGGGAGGCCTTGCCTCGAGCAGAACCCGCCTTATTGGCGCGGTCGTCCCAACCCTTAGCCACATGCTGTTTTCCGGATCAATCGAAGCCTTCAACGGGCGATTGGCCGAAGAAGGCTATCAGGTTCTCTTGGCGCTAAGTGGCTATGGTCAGGCGGCGGATGACAATCTGGTTCGAACAATCCTCAGCCGTTGTCCGGAAGGAATTCTTCTGACCGGCACCCATCATTCCAAAGAGGTGCTGGCCCAACTCGATAATGTCAACATCCCCGTCATCGAAGGCTGGGACCTGTCCCGTCAGCCACTTGATATGGCGGTGGGGTTCTCACACGATGAAGTGGGGCAGGCGGTGGCCCGTTTTCTCGTCGCAAAGAACCATGACAAACTGATTGTTGTTGGCGCTCAGGACGAACGCGCCATTATGCGGCGTGATTCCTTTCTGCGCACGCTTGAGGAGCTGGGGGTGGATGACGCGAGACACGTCGACACCCCATCGCCCAGTACGCTAGAAATGGGACGAGAGAGTTTCGCTCAGTTGTTTGAAGAGGGCGTAAGGCGCGCCGCCATTTTCTGTAATTCCGACTGGCTTGCCCACGGCGTGATCATCGAAGCGCGCGAGCGGGGATTGTGCGTGCCCGAGGACATCGCCGTGATCGGCTTCGGCAATCTCGATTTTGCTGCCTATTCGTCACCCTCGTTGACTTCTATACACATTGACCGCGAGGCCATCGGCCTTCATGCGGCCAACATGTTTTTGAAACGTCTTGCGGGAGAAGAGGTGGAACAGACGATCGTGGATGTAGGCTTCGACATCATCGAGCGCCAGAGCACTCAGTCGGTATTGTAG